Proteins from one Bartonella sp. HY328 genomic window:
- a CDS encoding formate--tetrahydrofolate ligase, with the protein MKQLSDIEIARSANKKAIGDIAAKIGLTAQDILPFGHDKAKLTKKTIENLPQRDNSHLILVTAINPTPAGEGKTTTSIGIADGLNAIGKKTMLALREPSLGPCFGTKGGAAGGGHAQLIPMEDINLHFTGDFHAITSAHNLLAALIDNHIYWGNNLQIDSRRIMWRRVMDINERALRDIVVGLGGVSNGFSHQSGFDITVASEIMAIFCLAESLDDLMIRLGNIVVAYNFKKEPIYARDLDAQGAMGVLLKDAFLPNLVQTLENNPALVHGGPFANIAHGCNSVIATKTALKLADYVVTEAGFGADLGAEKFLDIKCRLAKLQPSAIVIVATIRALKMNGGIAKADLNLKNIEAVRLGAGNLIRHINNMQSYGVPVIVAINHFYQDSDEEIDTLRGIVEKLGVEAIPCRHFELGSKGTVEIAEKLVALIDTQPSNFHVLYEDNIPLIDKINKIVTDIYGGEKAIISDKIKQQLLEYEQAGYGHFPVCMAKTQYSFSSDPNLRGAPSGFDIPVREIRLAAGAGFIVVICGEIMTMPGLPSKPAAEHIYLDNQGEICGLS; encoded by the coding sequence ATGAAGCAATTGAGTGATATTGAAATAGCACGCAGTGCTAATAAAAAAGCAATTGGTGACATTGCTGCTAAAATTGGACTGACCGCACAAGATATATTGCCCTTTGGTCACGATAAGGCAAAACTTACAAAAAAAACGATCGAGAATTTGCCACAGCGTGATAATTCTCATCTTATTTTAGTGACCGCTATCAATCCCACCCCCGCTGGTGAAGGTAAAACCACCACTTCGATCGGCATTGCCGATGGCCTTAATGCCATAGGCAAAAAAACAATGCTAGCCTTGCGTGAACCTTCCCTTGGCCCTTGCTTTGGCACGAAAGGCGGCGCCGCTGGCGGTGGCCATGCGCAACTTATTCCAATGGAAGATATTAATCTCCATTTCACTGGCGATTTTCATGCAATTACATCGGCGCATAATCTTCTTGCCGCATTAATCGATAATCATATCTATTGGGGCAATAATTTACAAATTGACAGCCGCCGCATCATGTGGCGCCGCGTTATGGATATAAATGAGCGGGCTTTACGTGATATTGTTGTTGGCCTTGGCGGTGTAAGCAACGGCTTTAGCCATCAAAGTGGTTTTGATATTACGGTAGCTTCAGAAATCATGGCAATATTTTGCCTTGCTGAAAGCCTCGATGATCTGATGATTAGGCTTGGCAATATTGTGGTAGCTTACAATTTTAAAAAGGAACCTATTTACGCCCGCGATCTTGATGCCCAAGGTGCAATGGGGGTTTTGCTTAAAGATGCATTTTTGCCAAATCTTGTGCAAACGCTCGAAAATAACCCTGCGCTTGTCCATGGTGGGCCTTTTGCCAATATCGCCCATGGCTGCAACTCAGTTATTGCTACTAAAACTGCATTGAAACTTGCCGATTATGTGGTGACAGAAGCTGGTTTTGGCGCGGATCTAGGTGCGGAGAAATTTCTCGATATTAAATGTCGTTTAGCCAAATTGCAGCCATCAGCCATTGTAATTGTAGCAACGATCCGCGCCCTTAAAATGAATGGTGGCATTGCCAAAGCTGATCTTAACCTTAAAAATATTGAAGCTGTCCGCCTTGGCGCAGGAAATCTTATTCGCCATATCAACAATATGCAAAGCTATGGAGTTCCGGTTATTGTTGCCATTAACCATTTTTATCAAGATAGCGATGAAGAAATTGACACTTTGCGCGGCATTGTTGAAAAATTGGGTGTCGAAGCTATACCATGCCGCCATTTTGAACTTGGATCGAAGGGCACTGTTGAAATTGCAGAAAAGCTAGTAGCATTAATTGATACTCAACCTTCAAACTTCCACGTTCTTTATGAAGATAACATACCGCTTATTGATAAGATTAACAAAATTGTCACCGATATTTATGGTGGTGAAAAAGCAATTATCAGCGATAAAATTAAACAACAACTTTTAGAATATGAACAAGCAGGCTATGGTCATTTTCCTGTTTGCATGGCTAAAACCCAATATTCTTTTTCCTCCGATCCCAATTTGCGTGGTGCGCCTAGCGGATTTGATATCCCTGTGCGCGAAATACGCTTAGCAGCTGGGGCGGGCTTTATTGTTGTTATATGCGGTGAGATTATGACTATGCCGGGGCTTCCATCAAAGCCAGCAGCGGAGCATATTTATCTAGATAATCAAGGTGAGATTTGCGGTCTTTCTTAA
- a CDS encoding Trm112 family protein, translated as MTSHTDRKMLELLVCPLTGATLEYDETRQELISQKARLAYIIRDGVPIMLASEARLLDK; from the coding sequence ATGACCTCTCATACCGACAGGAAAATGTTAGAGCTTCTTGTTTGCCCATTAACGGGTGCAACGCTAGAATATGATGAAACAAGGCAAGAGCTTATTTCCCAAAAAGCTCGCCTTGCTTATATTATTCGTGATGGCGTGCCAATCATGCTGGCATCAGAGGCACGCCTTCTAGACAAATAA